A genomic window from Pseudoalteromonas piratica includes:
- a CDS encoding LysR family transcriptional regulator, whose product MIDVKHLKTIATLKETGSLVNTARELFLTQSALSHQIKDLENKLDCQLFERKTHPVRFTPQGMLLLELAHDVLPKVEATKCRLKESLNQPISQLRLSVECHACFHWLLPTIKEFNNFWPDIKVDYERGFSYDAIPELLNDELDLVLTSDIRETERLEYAHLFDFKLKLIVSPDHPLAKKAYVTALDLKDETIISYPIPRERQDIFKHFIQNARFDGTLKTVDQGLLIFQLVSAGMGVAALPDWLVTPYESQGLIKSIPLGALGLSRPMYLAMKKTMSENPVYRHFLNTCKQKKG is encoded by the coding sequence ATGATAGATGTAAAACACCTTAAAACCATCGCAACACTAAAAGAAACCGGTTCATTAGTTAATACAGCCCGTGAATTATTTCTGACGCAATCCGCTTTATCACACCAAATCAAAGACTTAGAGAATAAACTTGATTGTCAGTTATTTGAGCGTAAAACCCACCCCGTACGTTTTACACCTCAAGGCATGTTACTATTAGAACTTGCTCATGATGTCTTGCCTAAGGTCGAAGCGACTAAATGTCGTTTGAAGGAAAGTTTAAATCAGCCTATTTCGCAGTTACGATTAAGTGTTGAGTGTCATGCGTGTTTTCATTGGTTATTACCAACTATCAAAGAATTCAACAATTTTTGGCCAGATATTAAAGTCGATTATGAGCGTGGCTTTAGCTACGACGCGATTCCTGAGCTATTAAATGATGAGTTGGATTTAGTGTTAACATCAGATATTCGCGAAACAGAACGTCTTGAATATGCTCATTTATTTGATTTTAAATTAAAGCTGATTGTGAGCCCGGATCATCCGCTTGCAAAAAAAGCATATGTAACAGCGCTCGACTTAAAAGACGAGACGATAATCTCATACCCTATCCCGCGTGAGCGCCAAGACATATTTAAACACTTTATCCAAAACGCCCGTTTTGACGGTACTTTAAAGACTGTTGATCAAGGTTTGTTGATTTTCCAACTAGTTAGTGCAGGCATGGGCGTTGCTGCATTGCCAGATTGGCTAGTAACACCTTATGAAAGCCAAGGATTGATTAAATCAATTCCATTAGGCGCACTTGGTTTATCAAGACCTATGTACTTAGCCATGAAGAAAACCATGAGCGAGAATCCAGTTTATCGTCATTTCTTAAATACCTGTAAACAAAAAAAGGGTTAG
- a CDS encoding AI-2E family transporter, which translates to MVQQNLTGASKSLLVFAALIVVLAGLKLASAIVVPFLLSVFIAIICSPLIELLGRYRVPKGLAITIVILLILLVVVSLAGLVGQSVNGFSQNVPVYKAQLQNEFSGLLSTLAKYNILIDKERIMSFLDPGKLIDVAANTLAGVGGIMADLFLIILTVVFMLLEAPYIGKKVHLALDDPEMKQKQIDLFLDSVNSYLAIKTLVSLATGLLVTLMLWAFNIDYFILWGVLAFFLNYIPNIGSIIAAIPAVLLAVVLQGVGVAGVIAAGYMAINTVMGNMIEPRFMGKGLGLSPLVVFLSLLFWGWLLGTVGMLLSVPLTMVVKIALENSEEGKWLAVLLGGEEQVNEEIEQ; encoded by the coding sequence ATGGTTCAGCAAAATTTAACCGGCGCCAGTAAAAGCTTGTTAGTGTTTGCAGCGCTGATTGTCGTACTTGCAGGGTTAAAGTTAGCAAGCGCAATCGTCGTACCTTTTCTTCTGTCTGTTTTTATCGCCATAATTTGTAGCCCACTGATTGAATTATTAGGGCGCTATCGCGTACCGAAAGGGTTAGCAATCACCATTGTTATCCTACTAATACTATTGGTTGTAGTAAGTTTGGCAGGGCTTGTAGGTCAGTCAGTAAATGGCTTTTCGCAAAATGTGCCGGTTTACAAAGCACAACTGCAAAATGAGTTTTCCGGTTTATTATCTACCTTAGCAAAATACAATATATTGATTGACAAAGAACGCATTATGTCGTTCTTAGATCCCGGTAAACTAATTGATGTAGCGGCCAATACCCTTGCAGGTGTAGGCGGTATCATGGCAGATTTATTTCTGATTATTCTAACGGTGGTTTTTATGTTACTTGAAGCCCCATATATTGGCAAAAAAGTACACTTAGCGTTAGACGATCCAGAGATGAAGCAAAAACAAATCGATTTATTTTTAGACTCGGTTAATTCCTATCTCGCAATAAAAACCTTAGTCAGCCTGGCGACTGGCTTGCTAGTAACCTTGATGCTTTGGGCATTTAATATTGATTACTTTATACTTTGGGGAGTGCTTGCGTTCTTCTTAAATTATATTCCGAATATAGGATCAATCATCGCTGCAATTCCCGCGGTATTACTTGCTGTTGTACTTCAAGGGGTAGGTGTTGCAGGCGTTATTGCTGCAGGATATATGGCAATTAATACTGTTATGGGCAATATGATAGAACCGCGTTTTATGGGCAAAGGCTTAGGTTTGTCGCCCCTTGTGGTGTTCTTGTCGTTATTGTTTTGGGGTTGGTTGCTAGGTACGGTTGGCATGTTATTGTCTGTGCCATTAACCATGGTTGTGAAAATAGCCTTAGAAAATAGCGAAGAAGGTAAATGGCTTGCGGTACTGTTAGGAGGTGAAGAGCAGGTCAATGAAGAAATTGAACAATAA
- a CDS encoding TIGR01777 family oxidoreductase produces MNILITGATGLIGSHLCKHLANHHKLVVLTRRKEKAFTTLGHHIDAHESLDDIDFNNIDCVINLAGEPIADKRWTASQKNKIEASRWHITEQIAEKINAATTPPHTFISGSAIGFYGRQNEPVTEHDNQPFDEYSHQLCKKWEQLALNTASDKTRVCILRTGIVLAKKGGALGKMVPPFQFYLGGPIADGKQYMSWIHINDMVNIILFLIENQSMQGVFNATAPNPVTNNEFSKSLGNALNRPSLLRMPEFVLRLLFGEMADLLVFGQAVLPKAMNDAGFKFQYPELKPALENVLSGR; encoded by the coding sequence ATGAATATTTTAATAACTGGGGCCACAGGCCTGATTGGTTCACACCTGTGTAAGCACCTTGCAAACCATCACAAATTGGTGGTACTAACGCGTCGTAAAGAAAAAGCCTTTACTACTTTAGGCCATCATATTGATGCCCATGAATCACTTGATGATATTGATTTTAATAATATCGACTGCGTGATTAATCTCGCAGGTGAGCCAATTGCAGACAAACGCTGGACAGCCTCTCAAAAAAACAAAATAGAAGCGAGTCGCTGGCACATTACAGAACAAATTGCTGAAAAAATTAATGCTGCAACCACACCTCCGCACACTTTTATTTCTGGCAGTGCGATTGGTTTTTATGGCAGACAAAACGAGCCCGTTACCGAACACGATAATCAGCCATTTGATGAATATAGCCACCAGTTATGTAAAAAATGGGAGCAACTAGCTTTAAACACTGCTTCGGACAAAACCCGTGTTTGTATTCTAAGAACTGGTATTGTACTTGCGAAAAAAGGGGGAGCACTGGGTAAAATGGTACCGCCCTTTCAATTTTATCTTGGTGGCCCAATTGCAGACGGCAAGCAATATATGTCGTGGATCCATATTAACGACATGGTGAACATTATTTTGTTTTTAATCGAAAACCAATCAATGCAAGGGGTGTTTAATGCGACAGCACCAAATCCTGTAACAAATAATGAATTTAGCAAAAGCCTAGGTAATGCGCTCAATCGACCGAGTTTATTGAGAATGCCTGAATTTGTATTACGCTTGCTATTTGGCGAAATGGCTGATTTGCTGGTATTTGGCCAAGCGGTCTTACCTAAGGCAATGAATGACGCAGGTTTTAAATTTCAATATCCTGAACTAAAACCCGCATTAGAAAATGTATTAAGTGGGCGATAA
- a CDS encoding ABC transporter permease, translating into MWAKLAFKLFRQELKRGELNIILLAIALAVMTVMTLSSITDRIGLSINQKSSEFIAADRGLQSNHKLPEEFLTKAIDDGLRTATWYGFDSMLFAKDEMQIAYIKATDEGYPLKGQLKLKDSFDGEEYVTDAHPEPGNIWLSDTVFYSLNIEVGDEVEIGEAIFVAEKILAEEPDAPFAIFSSSRRVLMNIADVEKTQVIQPGSRVSYRYLYAGTEQQLDDYYAWLKPQLLENQRWYGVKDRQGPVSDSVNRAERFLLLAGLLGIMLAAVAIAVSARRYCERQYDPVAMMKTLGGSRVTIRNIYIIHLLLVTLFSVAIGLLFGFVLQVVAIDLLSEKMGKALPAASFWPMALATFTGVICAVMFSLKPLMDLFDIPPMRVLRRNLGDSLKVSKLHLLLATLTVFALMCLFSRSIMIAGIMFVSCALLAAMLFGLSRLLFTSSRKLGLKPGNSWSLAIASLQKRANANAVQVISFALAIKLILFLVVMKNDLIADWQSQLPENAPNGFLVNISEYERTDIANFLAENNIQQTDFYAVVRGRVNSINGELVARSVSAEENEKRDEEARSGVGRELNLTWRDTLPNHNTIVKGEWLNPEENELSMEESMAERLGVDIGDELEFLIGSQRFSAKITSLREVNWSTMQPNFFIILSPKVLSQFPATYISAVSTPTESKRALQQLVRNHPSVSIIDVDSMIKQVRSTIDQVATAISFVLVIVVICGALVLVSQVQASLHDRMQEVVILRTLGAKATLIKNAVLYEFVLLGLFAGIAAALFSDVALLIVQYRMFEQLGNLHPAMWVYGPVVGAIFVALLGYGLVAKTLRKNTQGLVRAL; encoded by the coding sequence ATGTGGGCTAAATTAGCGTTTAAACTCTTTCGTCAGGAGTTAAAGCGTGGCGAACTTAATATTATTTTATTGGCGATTGCACTTGCTGTTATGACAGTGATGACATTGTCATCCATTACTGACCGAATTGGCCTTTCAATAAATCAAAAGAGTAGTGAGTTTATTGCGGCCGATCGCGGTCTACAGAGCAATCATAAGCTACCAGAAGAGTTTCTTACCAAAGCAATCGATGATGGTTTACGCACTGCTACTTGGTATGGCTTTGATAGCATGTTGTTTGCCAAAGATGAAATGCAAATAGCCTATATCAAAGCAACGGATGAAGGGTATCCGTTAAAAGGCCAACTAAAACTAAAAGATAGTTTTGATGGTGAAGAATATGTAACAGATGCTCACCCCGAGCCAGGTAATATCTGGCTATCTGACACAGTATTTTACAGCCTAAATATTGAAGTAGGGGATGAAGTTGAGATCGGTGAGGCTATTTTTGTTGCTGAAAAAATACTAGCTGAAGAGCCAGATGCACCTTTTGCCATTTTTTCGAGTTCACGCCGCGTGTTAATGAACATTGCTGATGTTGAAAAAACTCAAGTTATTCAACCAGGTAGTCGCGTTTCATATCGCTATTTATATGCCGGAACCGAGCAGCAGTTAGACGACTACTATGCCTGGTTGAAACCACAACTTCTTGAAAATCAGCGATGGTATGGGGTTAAAGACCGACAAGGCCCAGTGTCAGACTCGGTAAACCGTGCAGAGCGCTTCTTACTGCTAGCAGGTTTGTTAGGAATTATGTTGGCTGCAGTGGCTATTGCGGTATCAGCAAGACGTTACTGCGAACGTCAGTATGATCCCGTGGCTATGATGAAAACACTGGGTGGTTCACGTGTCACAATCCGTAATATTTACATCATTCATTTGCTTTTAGTAACGCTCTTTTCTGTTGCAATTGGTTTATTATTTGGCTTTGTGTTGCAAGTGGTTGCAATTGATTTACTTAGTGAAAAGATGGGTAAAGCATTACCAGCAGCATCATTTTGGCCAATGGCACTTGCCACATTCACCGGTGTTATTTGTGCGGTGATGTTCTCACTTAAACCATTAATGGATTTATTTGATATTCCACCAATGCGGGTATTACGCCGTAATCTAGGCGATTCACTTAAAGTTTCGAAACTGCACTTGTTGTTAGCAACACTTACGGTGTTTGCATTAATGTGTCTATTTAGTCGCAGCATTATGATCGCAGGCATTATGTTTGTCTCCTGTGCCTTACTTGCTGCCATGTTATTTGGTCTAAGCCGTTTACTCTTTACCTCATCTCGCAAACTAGGCTTAAAACCGGGCAATAGCTGGTCGTTAGCAATTGCTTCATTGCAAAAACGTGCAAATGCAAATGCGGTCCAAGTGATTAGTTTTGCTTTGGCAATCAAACTAATTCTGTTTTTAGTTGTTATGAAAAACGATTTAATCGCAGACTGGCAATCGCAGCTACCTGAAAACGCGCCGAATGGTTTTTTAGTTAATATCAGTGAATACGAACGTACTGATATTGCTAATTTCCTCGCTGAGAATAATATTCAGCAAACTGACTTCTACGCAGTAGTGCGTGGGCGCGTAAACAGCATTAATGGCGAGTTAGTTGCGCGTTCAGTTTCTGCTGAAGAAAATGAAAAACGTGATGAAGAAGCGCGCTCAGGTGTAGGGCGTGAACTAAATTTAACATGGCGTGATACTTTGCCAAATCACAATACCATTGTTAAAGGCGAGTGGCTGAACCCAGAAGAAAATGAGCTCTCTATGGAAGAGTCAATGGCTGAGCGTTTGGGTGTTGATATTGGCGATGAGCTCGAATTTTTAATTGGTTCACAACGTTTTAGTGCCAAAATCACCAGCTTACGAGAAGTTAACTGGTCTACCATGCAGCCAAATTTCTTTATTATTTTAAGCCCTAAAGTGCTGTCTCAGTTTCCAGCTACTTATATTTCCGCGGTGAGCACACCGACCGAATCTAAACGTGCACTGCAACAACTAGTTCGCAATCATCCAAGCGTTAGTATCATAGATGTGGACTCAATGATTAAACAAGTGCGATCTACCATTGATCAGGTTGCAACAGCAATTAGCTTTGTGCTGGTTATTGTCGTGATATGTGGTGCATTGGTGTTGGTGTCGCAAGTGCAAGCGAGCCTTCATGATCGTATGCAAGAAGTGGTGATACTTCGTACGCTGGGTGCAAAAGCAACGCTAATTAAAAATGCAGTGCTTTATGAATTTGTATTGCTTGGCTTATTTGCAGGTATTGCAGCAGCACTTTTCAGTGATGTAGCGCTTCTTATAGTGCAATATCGTATGTTTGAACAGCTTGGTAATCTTCACCCAGCTATGTGGGTATATGGACCTGTGGTTGGTGCGATTTTTGTTGCTTTGCTAGGCTATGGTTTAGTGGCGAAAACGTTGCGTAAAAATACCCAAGGCTTAGTGCGTGCATTATAA
- a CDS encoding ABC transporter ATP-binding protein: MNKLSQMNVIQVKDLGKTVATLDGDLTILSGISFNVKPGESIAIVGASGSGKSTLLALLAGLDSVTQGEIFLDGEPLHNLDEEQRAAVRAKSVGFIFQSFMLVQSLTALENVMLPAELAGESNAEEKAKELLDKVGLSHRLHHFPSQLSGGEQQRVAIARAYIGEPKVLFADEPSANLDSKNGRIIEELLFDLNKVAGTTLVLVTHDEHLAEKCQRTIHIDAGQLIDDRIGVQADVG; this comes from the coding sequence ATGAATAAACTTTCGCAAATGAATGTGATTCAGGTTAAAGACCTTGGAAAAACTGTCGCAACACTTGATGGCGACCTAACTATCCTCTCTGGCATCAGTTTTAATGTCAAGCCAGGTGAGTCAATTGCGATTGTTGGTGCGTCAGGTTCAGGTAAATCTACTTTGCTTGCACTTCTTGCTGGGCTTGACAGTGTCACGCAAGGGGAGATTTTTCTCGATGGCGAACCGCTTCATAATTTAGATGAAGAACAACGCGCTGCTGTAAGGGCAAAAAGTGTCGGTTTTATTTTTCAATCATTTATGTTGGTGCAAAGCTTAACGGCCCTTGAAAATGTCATGCTGCCTGCGGAATTAGCAGGTGAAAGTAATGCAGAAGAAAAAGCAAAAGAGTTACTTGATAAAGTAGGCCTTTCTCATCGCCTTCATCATTTCCCATCGCAGCTCTCCGGTGGTGAGCAGCAACGCGTTGCTATTGCACGTGCTTATATTGGTGAACCAAAGGTACTTTTTGCAGATGAGCCATCAGCTAACCTCGACAGCAAAAATGGTCGCATCATTGAAGAGTTGTTATTTGATTTAAACAAAGTAGCAGGTACAACCTTAGTGCTTGTAACTCATGACGAACATTTAGCTGAAAAATGTCAACGCACCATTCATATTGATGCTGGGCAACTTATCGATGATCGTATCGGAGTGCAGGCTGATGTGGGCTAA
- a CDS encoding arylesterase, which translates to MLLRSLFVIFFVISYSVTANTDHSDAKTHSKQTTKILILGDSLSAGYGLKQDQAWAQLLQNAYEQEKSPILLINASISGETSGGALQRLPALLAEHSPDWVLVEIGGNDGLRGYPVKLLKQNLSQIVDKSIAADAKVLLMEIEITPNLGKRYATLFKGAYQQVANEKNVPLIPFFITSVVTDANLMLPDGIHPNAEAQPLLSEKMKQHFADIILQSD; encoded by the coding sequence ATGTTATTACGTAGTTTATTTGTTATCTTTTTCGTTATTAGTTACTCGGTTACTGCCAACACCGATCACAGTGATGCGAAAACCCATAGTAAGCAAACAACTAAAATTCTCATCTTAGGTGACAGCTTAAGCGCAGGCTATGGACTAAAACAAGACCAAGCATGGGCTCAGTTGTTACAAAATGCGTACGAACAAGAAAAATCACCTATCTTGTTGATAAATGCAAGTATAAGCGGTGAAACAAGTGGTGGCGCATTGCAACGTTTACCCGCTTTATTGGCCGAACACTCACCTGATTGGGTGTTAGTTGAGATTGGCGGCAATGATGGTTTACGTGGTTATCCAGTTAAATTACTGAAACAAAATTTAAGCCAAATCGTCGATAAAAGTATTGCTGCTGACGCCAAGGTTTTATTGATGGAAATAGAAATTACACCAAACCTGGGTAAACGGTATGCCACTCTGTTTAAGGGGGCTTATCAGCAAGTTGCAAATGAGAAAAACGTACCACTTATTCCATTTTTTATTACATCTGTTGTGACCGATGCTAATTTAATGTTGCCAGACGGCATCCACCCAAATGCAGAGGCTCAGCCACTACTGAGTGAAAAAATGAAGCAGCATTTTGCGGATATCATTTTACAAAGTGACTAA